From a single Leptospira levettii genomic region:
- a CDS encoding PD40 domain-containing protein: protein MKQIHKVFPSSLLLLILITINCALFQSKVRYANVNFDYSAISKNYFSPTQSKPFPLTVQRGNNLYSSTTKDGRYLFYATDQKGNFDVWFRDLQSSIVVPITDNPFSESKPAISPDGKYLVFVSEEFDSEGDLILLQIEPDEWIQEYLKGHRFISDEFINLTNLPNKKGEYHKGIIDTDPVWSPDGKTIYFVSDRFTPGLPNLCSIQLDKPTQIKQITSMGVTSPYVSSDGQSVLVISYNENKFGEIYQIQLADGNTKRITNDQYLDFSPTIDNRSKNLYFSSIRKDTNGNGRLDERDHSVLVKKNLSTGEERILSSGETSNFDVRYSNFNGGSILFSASYFNAINIYFIPENGSIPKQPNIKEQYQYSKVLAPGQSIESYFLALDSVELFYSEDPLYPIYEAQVSLLKYATLKRIGKNEEALQLIREYKRKVELDKNIFAIILIKWNETKQTRSGFNLLTEIRQSSGSKFPTDGEAMLYHLYADFLENEKQITNAKEILFKIYQNFPSYHQIDEIKRRLGGYDFNPNTYQLSNLYEEMIDTWEKEKSLYLSDLNHSFSNDRKRDLRYLLEDVISKISDNKNSELVLSYVNSILDSKESVKQNVFRHTLLYIKAKALSDLRRYNESNLTLDSIIPIPLQIDLEPPGKPSVFETRSYMAEYKNPILLRANLLKYYNQKASGNTSDALRNLKIYLEFYDPLLGVDLGAEDIKSAFFYFENKAVEFERIGDLLQSSFHYFFNNQNMFLVKTRNLYLDSLYKEYAIYYQRKMVDTIFSYGKKIREEEERALLNQINILSKDKLNVIGNLASITSIVTDRELVRNIVNIKDFEKIEVLSGKALNWTELYYKQAVPRARPYLDLATLYGYSYYLINKYVTYESYYYSTGTMTDVRKAEILENFKRAELELRWIIYADPTHYDAYQLLGWLYQYVDLMKLQKDPNSGNVDFEVYESLYKKYFPDKNLEANIELYNQILVFLGDDYANKKVISDLNLNLGNNYFLLNNYPKANESYRKVEESSSALSSKNQFDGYKQEAIYRFNYGKSLIYQGQYKKASEQFSKSIDIYFKNEYYQYVNQYAQEPNSITQAQLNAIRSKLALLFALRGLSELEFGLFEDSIVSFQTAIAYNKDVKFISPINLANYLAIAFQKSGRFRDSYQMLQLAESEYKSTNVSLYARWKKWSPWNLFLGDNVRVIGDGRFPGEFPNDFKYLLTLGVRIENHIEQEEYVSALSEIQIRNKLITSKGLDGTIIGKNILAKSRQVEAQIYQRSNLPIEANDRYRELVDKLLESASNKDLDRVFHNYSHSAFVVQETDHLSEQYKKNTLKSYFEDLNSWKNRELKNCKQANETCEINFRIINPNFDLYYGLGLYYLALQNVREGKEYIPQLAEAIPLLENPGLVDPKLIGLVSDPISRQTRVRVLLNLYSVYMMLGDQIMAEKKWKETAELAFEFRLDEEKFWSNVMRTKWQTKISQNPSTSDPYLKEAVQSYQTNLSVRMFTPKNRLENFIETFSEIHLKNSEISPMVNLWENYRSLEIFRDLISAQFEFEDSKLNLNYQDLLRWYKGYKKVTNQIVEKTIKREDIKPFIKQENEESTKLGLIIGKLKSVSPERTAFFEPRRPVSESYFPDWNGIYQFGDSIHTFYWKDGKIVHTKCSEKQELDLCLPNLSPTSPKIQLLGKQNKGDNLQKLIEFSKHKDRYPSVIFDRNHIQLFSERNERRFKWVTVYGEKQERKKDTHIRAVPNGNLGILLSDTDYLVSKENLDRQTSLFGDELSQVLPLRELFQGSGSEISIVGFNQSNFKTESQWNKIGLIYEILRTKRIQNIVSFREDKNPDFTPSKLEQYVKKENQVFIGNWKPFSISSESLIETAKSFIDLGYQNEKSKELNEAYENYYTASTLLDEGSPLLPYLELRLARLRAEIFSNIPKRSIFRPLWRKYKDLPFQNQVRYEYLVSCFSAKEKEDCGYKSSDFIGEERDTYLGALEFYSQLRSGKLKDFNSKDELRRKVEKEEDPFLQAYRLGSLYIQNYMFVEADDQTKKLAKLVKTSKEKNVLKNRLLEIYFHKAFVFGDKEIYLTNLTSTSAYNYGFKKDWNLFDEKILSRDFTKFGYSDSIYDTYRLRLYTTWKEQLQTGYSEILSLTPEYLTNGQSVLTKLSHLNRTLFFHMILRSIPFQKNQEVNSLFELLLQMEQNEGRTYRSLFFQLELAKALYLRGDWELAEQLVTKIQKTHSEVGEGNVFWVTKWTDFLWKRDYLRNQSKNEVRSGNVFSKVYESALTKKPEEYISLLNDFNKKNRNEFISPELKTEYEFLFYFLMQKCLEKNNSESFFDIAIAREIFRYTSERFSDQVLYLKYLPNFELYAERLKKKMVANQEFHGIFDLGRKTYLLSFAQGKSLGRELFPDNKLLYRELVRYFRSSESGNQEVILRESLADKYRTNLRFNQKNRHYLFASGIHSVVPFVIPDTEYYSVSSVSDFLTNPSLKLKDISPKNPKVTTFGFRNSLENEISAGLVQWETNGVKEIESPYKVDFSELGWCSLNYLCLDSHPLMDTKSKSSQTTIVYANQKIGPSLQFTNDFSGIAYYLGQQNKGLFVLHSGNQNGVHNLFFIRQFFANEELEKPLHIRLIDGKNAAKSYSIDDRYWIGYRLYTSAMIED, encoded by the coding sequence ATGAAGCAAATTCATAAGGTTTTCCCGTCATCCTTACTTTTACTCATATTAATCACAATCAATTGTGCTTTATTCCAAAGTAAAGTGAGGTATGCGAATGTTAATTTTGACTATTCTGCAATTTCAAAAAATTATTTTTCGCCAACACAATCGAAACCATTTCCTTTAACTGTTCAAAGGGGGAACAATTTATATAGTTCAACGACTAAAGATGGAAGGTATCTTTTTTACGCAACTGACCAAAAGGGAAATTTTGATGTTTGGTTTCGCGATTTACAAAGTTCAATCGTTGTTCCAATCACTGATAATCCTTTTTCTGAATCTAAACCTGCTATTTCTCCGGATGGAAAATACTTAGTTTTTGTTTCAGAGGAATTTGATTCCGAAGGTGATTTGATATTATTACAAATTGAACCTGATGAGTGGATCCAGGAATACTTAAAAGGTCATAGATTCATCAGTGATGAGTTTATCAATTTAACAAATTTACCAAATAAAAAAGGAGAATACCATAAAGGAATCATCGATACCGATCCTGTTTGGTCCCCTGATGGCAAAACTATTTACTTCGTTTCAGATCGATTCACTCCAGGGTTACCAAATTTATGTTCTATCCAGTTGGATAAACCAACTCAAATCAAACAAATCACTTCGATGGGAGTAACTTCACCTTATGTTTCTTCTGATGGACAATCGGTTCTAGTTATTTCCTATAACGAGAACAAATTTGGTGAGATTTACCAAATTCAATTAGCGGATGGAAACACAAAACGAATTACAAACGATCAATACCTCGACTTTTCTCCAACAATTGATAACCGATCAAAAAACTTATATTTCTCTTCCATCCGAAAAGATACAAATGGGAATGGGCGATTAGATGAACGTGACCATAGTGTTCTTGTTAAGAAAAATTTATCTACAGGTGAAGAACGAATTTTGTCTTCTGGTGAAACATCAAATTTTGATGTTCGGTATTCAAATTTTAATGGTGGGTCTATATTGTTTTCGGCATCTTATTTTAATGCCATCAATATCTATTTTATACCTGAGAACGGATCCATTCCGAAACAACCCAATATAAAAGAACAATACCAATATTCCAAAGTTCTTGCTCCTGGTCAAAGTATTGAATCTTACTTCTTGGCCTTAGACTCGGTTGAATTATTTTATTCTGAAGATCCATTATACCCAATATATGAAGCACAGGTTTCTTTGCTAAAATATGCAACATTGAAACGCATAGGAAAAAACGAAGAAGCTCTCCAATTGATTCGCGAATATAAAAGAAAAGTAGAATTAGATAAGAATATATTCGCAATCATCCTTATCAAATGGAATGAAACGAAACAAACTCGTTCAGGTTTCAATTTACTAACTGAAATACGTCAATCTTCTGGTTCAAAATTTCCAACAGATGGTGAAGCAATGCTTTATCATCTTTACGCTGATTTTTTAGAAAATGAAAAACAAATAACAAACGCTAAAGAAATATTATTTAAAATTTATCAAAATTTTCCAAGTTACCATCAAATAGATGAAATAAAAAGAAGGTTAGGTGGCTACGATTTTAATCCAAACACATACCAACTATCTAATCTTTATGAGGAAATGATTGATACTTGGGAGAAAGAAAAGTCACTTTATTTGAGTGATCTAAATCATAGTTTTTCAAATGATAGAAAGAGAGACCTTCGATACCTCTTAGAGGATGTAATCTCCAAAATATCTGATAACAAAAATAGTGAACTTGTACTTTCTTATGTAAATTCTATTTTAGATTCGAAGGAAAGTGTGAAACAAAATGTCTTCAGACATACACTTTTGTATATTAAGGCAAAAGCACTTTCTGATTTAAGGCGTTATAACGAATCGAATCTTACACTTGACTCCATTATACCAATCCCACTTCAAATTGATTTAGAGCCACCTGGGAAACCATCTGTTTTTGAGACTAGAAGTTATATGGCAGAGTACAAAAACCCAATTTTGTTGCGCGCTAACTTGCTAAAATACTATAACCAAAAAGCTTCTGGTAATACTTCTGATGCACTTCGAAACTTAAAAATCTATTTAGAATTTTACGATCCACTACTCGGTGTTGATTTGGGTGCTGAAGACATCAAAAGTGCATTTTTTTATTTTGAAAATAAGGCTGTTGAATTTGAAAGAATTGGAGATTTACTTCAGTCTTCATTTCATTATTTCTTTAACAACCAAAACATGTTTCTAGTCAAAACTAGGAATTTATATTTGGATTCTTTGTACAAAGAGTATGCAATTTATTACCAAAGGAAAATGGTAGATACCATTTTTAGTTACGGGAAAAAAATTCGCGAGGAAGAAGAGCGGGCATTACTCAATCAAATCAATATTTTGAGTAAGGATAAACTCAATGTCATTGGAAATTTGGCAAGTATCACTTCAATTGTCACCGATAGGGAACTTGTTCGAAACATCGTCAATATAAAAGATTTTGAAAAAATTGAAGTTCTATCTGGGAAAGCTCTCAATTGGACAGAGTTGTATTATAAACAAGCAGTTCCACGAGCACGGCCATATTTAGATTTAGCTACACTTTATGGTTATTCTTATTATCTAATTAATAAGTATGTAACGTATGAATCGTATTATTATTCTACTGGCACGATGACTGACGTGCGAAAAGCAGAAATATTAGAAAATTTTAAACGTGCGGAATTAGAATTACGTTGGATCATTTATGCAGATCCTACTCATTATGATGCTTACCAATTGCTTGGTTGGTTATATCAATATGTAGATTTGATGAAATTGCAAAAGGATCCAAATTCAGGGAATGTTGATTTTGAGGTTTATGAAAGTTTATACAAGAAATATTTTCCTGATAAGAATTTAGAAGCTAATATTGAGTTATATAATCAAATATTAGTGTTCCTTGGGGATGATTATGCAAATAAAAAAGTGATATCGGATTTAAATCTAAATTTAGGGAATAATTATTTTTTATTAAACAACTATCCAAAGGCAAATGAGAGTTATCGGAAGGTGGAAGAGAGTTCTTCTGCATTGTCTTCCAAAAACCAATTTGATGGTTATAAACAAGAAGCAATCTATCGTTTTAATTATGGTAAATCCCTGATCTACCAGGGTCAGTATAAAAAGGCATCTGAACAATTTTCAAAATCTATTGATATTTATTTTAAAAATGAATATTATCAATATGTAAACCAGTATGCCCAAGAACCAAATTCAATCACACAAGCACAACTGAACGCAATACGATCCAAATTAGCATTACTATTTGCGTTACGTGGTTTGTCTGAATTGGAGTTTGGTCTCTTTGAAGATTCGATTGTCTCATTTCAAACAGCCATTGCTTATAACAAAGATGTAAAATTCATAAGCCCTATTAACCTAGCCAATTATCTCGCAATTGCCTTTCAGAAAAGTGGAAGATTTAGGGATTCTTATCAGATGTTACAATTGGCAGAATCGGAATATAAATCAACTAATGTATCCCTTTATGCTAGGTGGAAAAAATGGAGTCCTTGGAATCTATTTTTAGGGGATAACGTGCGAGTGATTGGAGACGGTCGTTTCCCCGGTGAATTTCCAAATGACTTCAAATACTTATTAACCCTTGGTGTTCGGATTGAAAACCATATTGAACAAGAGGAATATGTTTCCGCTCTAAGTGAAATCCAAATTAGGAATAAGTTAATTACATCGAAAGGTTTGGATGGAACCATCATTGGGAAAAATATTTTAGCAAAATCAAGACAAGTCGAAGCACAAATATACCAAAGAAGTAATTTACCAATTGAAGCAAATGATCGTTACCGTGAGTTAGTTGATAAATTACTCGAATCTGCATCCAATAAGGATTTAGACCGTGTTTTTCATAATTATAGTCATTCTGCTTTTGTTGTGCAAGAAACAGATCACCTTTCTGAACAATATAAGAAAAATACTTTGAAATCCTATTTCGAAGACCTTAATTCTTGGAAAAACAGAGAGTTAAAAAATTGTAAACAGGCAAATGAAACCTGTGAAATTAATTTCCGAATCATAAATCCAAATTTTGATTTATACTATGGACTTGGATTGTATTATTTAGCTCTTCAAAATGTGAGAGAAGGAAAAGAATATATCCCACAATTAGCAGAAGCGATTCCCTTATTAGAAAATCCAGGACTCGTTGATCCAAAATTAATCGGATTGGTGAGTGATCCCATTTCGAGACAAACAAGAGTACGAGTTTTATTAAACCTATATTCAGTTTACATGATGTTAGGTGACCAAATCATGGCTGAGAAAAAATGGAAAGAAACAGCTGAGTTGGCATTTGAATTTCGATTGGATGAAGAAAAGTTTTGGTCGAATGTGATGCGAACAAAGTGGCAAACTAAAATTTCGCAAAATCCCTCTACCTCAGATCCATATTTAAAAGAAGCAGTACAGTCTTACCAAACAAACTTGTCAGTCAGAATGTTCACTCCTAAAAATAGATTGGAAAATTTCATTGAAACATTTTCAGAGATTCATTTGAAGAATTCTGAAATAAGTCCAATGGTAAATCTTTGGGAAAATTACAGAAGTTTGGAAATTTTTAGAGATCTGATTTCTGCACAATTTGAGTTTGAGGATTCTAAACTCAATTTAAATTACCAAGATCTTTTGCGATGGTATAAAGGTTATAAAAAAGTAACCAATCAAATCGTTGAAAAAACAATCAAACGCGAAGATATTAAACCATTCATAAAACAAGAAAATGAAGAATCGACTAAATTAGGCTTAATCATTGGTAAACTAAAATCTGTGTCTCCCGAACGAACTGCCTTTTTTGAACCTAGACGACCTGTCAGCGAATCCTATTTCCCTGATTGGAATGGAATTTACCAATTTGGAGATAGTATCCATACTTTCTATTGGAAGGATGGGAAAATTGTTCATACAAAATGTAGTGAAAAACAAGAATTAGATTTGTGTTTACCCAATTTGAGTCCCACGTCTCCAAAAATCCAATTATTGGGTAAACAAAACAAAGGAGATAATCTTCAGAAACTAATTGAATTTAGTAAACATAAAGATCGGTATCCATCCGTTATATTTGATCGTAATCATATTCAATTATTCAGTGAACGAAATGAACGTCGATTTAAGTGGGTAACTGTTTATGGAGAGAAACAGGAACGTAAAAAGGACACCCATATACGTGCGGTGCCAAATGGCAATTTGGGGATTTTACTTTCTGATACAGATTATTTGGTATCGAAGGAAAATTTAGATCGTCAAACAAGTTTGTTTGGAGATGAACTTTCACAGGTTTTACCACTTAGAGAATTGTTCCAAGGAAGTGGTTCTGAGATATCGATTGTTGGTTTTAATCAGAGTAACTTTAAAACTGAATCACAATGGAATAAAATTGGACTCATTTATGAAATCTTAAGAACTAAAAGAATTCAGAATATAGTTTCATTTAGAGAAGATAAAAATCCAGATTTTACTCCTTCGAAACTCGAACAATACGTAAAAAAAGAGAATCAGGTTTTTATAGGCAATTGGAAACCATTTTCAATTTCATCTGAGAGTTTGATAGAAACAGCCAAATCATTCATCGATCTTGGATATCAAAATGAAAAATCAAAGGAATTGAATGAGGCATATGAGAATTATTATACCGCATCTACTTTGTTAGATGAAGGTAGCCCCTTGTTACCTTATTTGGAATTGAGATTAGCAAGGTTACGAGCTGAAATATTTTCAAATATTCCTAAACGATCCATATTTCGCCCTTTATGGAGAAAATACAAAGATTTACCATTCCAAAACCAAGTACGTTATGAGTATTTGGTTTCCTGTTTTTCTGCAAAGGAAAAGGAAGATTGTGGTTATAAATCATCAGATTTTATTGGCGAAGAAAGAGATACTTACTTAGGTGCTCTTGAATTTTATTCACAATTACGCTCAGGAAAACTAAAAGATTTTAATTCAAAAGATGAATTGCGAAGAAAAGTTGAAAAAGAAGAAGATCCATTTTTGCAAGCGTATCGATTGGGAAGTTTGTACATCCAAAATTATATGTTTGTGGAAGCTGATGATCAAACTAAAAAATTAGCTAAACTAGTTAAGACATCCAAAGAGAAAAATGTCCTAAAAAATCGGCTTTTGGAAATTTACTTTCATAAAGCATTTGTATTTGGTGATAAAGAAATATATCTTACCAATCTAACTTCCACATCAGCATATAATTATGGATTCAAAAAAGATTGGAACCTGTTTGATGAAAAAATCCTATCTAGAGATTTTACAAAATTTGGATATTCTGATTCCATATATGATACCTATCGATTAAGGTTATATACAACTTGGAAAGAACAGTTACAAACAGGTTATTCGGAGATTTTATCTTTAACCCCTGAATATTTGACAAATGGACAATCTGTCTTAACAAAACTTTCTCATCTAAATCGAACTTTGTTTTTTCATATGATCTTACGTTCCATACCGTTCCAAAAGAACCAAGAAGTAAATTCATTGTTTGAATTACTTTTACAAATGGAACAAAACGAGGGGCGAACTTACAGATCTTTATTTTTTCAGTTGGAATTAGCAAAAGCTTTGTATTTACGTGGTGATTGGGAATTGGCAGAACAGTTGGTTACCAAAATCCAGAAAACACATTCTGAAGTGGGGGAAGGTAACGTTTTTTGGGTTACAAAGTGGACAGATTTTTTATGGAAGAGGGATTATTTAAGAAACCAGTCCAAAAATGAAGTTAGGTCTGGGAATGTATTTAGTAAAGTCTATGAATCTGCTTTAACTAAAAAACCTGAAGAATATATATCCTTACTTAACGATTTTAATAAAAAAAATCGAAATGAATTCATAAGCCCCGAGTTAAAAACAGAATATGAATTTTTGTTTTATTTCCTGATGCAAAAATGTTTAGAGAAAAATAACTCTGAAAGTTTTTTTGACATTGCGATTGCAAGGGAAATCTTTCGTTATACTTCTGAAAGATTTTCAGACCAAGTCCTATACCTCAAGTATCTTCCCAACTTTGAATTGTATGCAGAACGATTAAAAAAGAAGATGGTGGCCAATCAAGAGTTTCATGGTATTTTTGACTTAGGTCGTAAAACGTATCTTTTAAGTTTTGCGCAAGGTAAGTCGTTGGGTAGGGAATTGTTCCCTGATAACAAATTACTTTATAGAGAATTGGTGAGATACTTCCGTTCCTCGGAATCAGGTAACCAAGAAGTGATTTTACGTGAATCGTTAGCTGACAAATATAGAACCAACTTACGATTCAATCAAAAAAATCGTCATTATCTATTTGCATCAGGAATCCATTCAGTGGTTCCATTTGTTATTCCTGACACAGAGTATTATTCAGTCTCTTCTGTATCCGATTTTTTAACTAACCCTAGTCTTAAGTTGAAAGACATTTCTCCAAAAAATCCTAAGGTAACTACATTCGGATTTCGTAATTCATTGGAAAACGAGATCAGTGCTGGTCTGGTGCAGTGGGAAACAAATGGTGTAAAAGAGATTGAATCTCCTTACAAAGTAGATTTTTCAGAATTGGGTTGGTGTTCTTTGAATTATTTGTGTTTGGATTCTCATCCTTTGATGGATACAAAATCCAAATCATCACAAACGACTATTGTGTATGCAAATCAGAAGATTGGACCTTCTTTGCAATTTACCAATGATTTTAGTGGCATTGCCTATTATTTGGGACAACAGAATAAAGGATTGTTTGTCTTACATTCTGGAAATCAAAATGGAGTACATAATTTGTTTTTTATCCGTCAATTTTTTGCGAATGAAGAATTGGAAAAACCTTTACACATCCGATTGATTGATGGCAAAAATGCAGCAAAATCTTATTCGATAGATGATAGGTATTGGATTGGGTATCGCCTTTATACATCTGCTATGATTGAAGACTAA